One window of the Mesotoga infera genome contains the following:
- a CDS encoding ArsR family transcriptional regulator has product MSDLCPSREVHVDVSKYREIADEVSGLSELFKVISDETRTKIIFLLSEAELCTCDLAEILELTLPTISHHLKQLKSYRLVRNRREGKSVLYSLGDHHVIDLIHIAREHFQELSEGD; this is encoded by the coding sequence GTGAGCGACCTTTGTCCGAGCAGAGAAGTTCATGTTGATGTAAGTAAGTATAGAGAGATTGCAGATGAAGTTTCAGGCCTCTCAGAACTCTTCAAGGTAATTTCAGACGAGACTCGAACTAAGATCATCTTTCTTCTGTCTGAGGCCGAGTTATGCACTTGCGATCTTGCCGAAATTCTGGAGTTGACTCTCCCGACAATTTCTCACCATCTGAAACAGCTTAAGTCTTATAGACTTGTAAGAAATCGCAGGGAAGGGAAGTCAGTCTTGTATTCTCTGGGTGACCATCACGTCATTGACCTCATACACATTGCCAGAGAGCACTTCCAGGAACTGTCAGAGGGCGATTAG